In one Hymenobacter sp. DG25B genomic region, the following are encoded:
- a CDS encoding MlaD family protein — MSQRTAANNVRLGVFVLAGLVCLILLLYMLGRKQNMFSNTLDINADFRAVNGLLTGNNVRFAGIMVGTVEGIDIVGDTTVRVRMSLRREVQPFIKKNAIASIGTDGLMGNTIVNITSMPEPAPPVANGDKLRSRQPVRIEAMLNTLQRTNQNLVGITEDMKEVTGKLNNSSAMWELIGDKKVANSLRASVKHAEGTMARMDAASRDVQTLARDARRGRGVVGYLFTDTSFAGQMQHTMRRASRLSATADTMTTTLNTITRQVKAGQGPLGTLLVDTAMAGRLEHSMNNVEQGTARFNQSMEALQHNFLLKGYFKRQQKKKARAEKQQAPDSLK; from the coding sequence ATGAGCCAGCGAACCGCCGCCAACAACGTCCGCCTAGGTGTTTTTGTACTGGCCGGGCTGGTGTGTCTTATTCTGCTGCTCTATATGCTGGGGCGCAAGCAGAATATGTTCAGCAATACCTTGGACATTAATGCCGACTTCCGCGCCGTAAATGGCCTGCTGACGGGCAACAACGTGCGCTTTGCCGGCATTATGGTGGGTACGGTGGAGGGGATTGATATTGTAGGAGATACCACCGTGCGCGTGCGCATGTCGCTGCGGCGCGAGGTGCAGCCCTTCATCAAGAAAAACGCCATAGCCTCCATCGGCACAGATGGGCTCATGGGCAACACCATCGTAAACATTACGTCCATGCCCGAGCCGGCCCCGCCCGTAGCCAACGGAGATAAGCTGCGCTCCCGGCAGCCCGTTCGCATAGAAGCCATGCTGAACACGCTGCAGCGCACCAACCAAAACCTGGTGGGCATTACCGAAGACATGAAAGAGGTGACGGGCAAGCTCAACAACAGCTCCGCCATGTGGGAACTGATTGGCGACAAAAAAGTGGCCAACAGTCTGCGGGCCTCCGTGAAGCACGCGGAAGGCACCATGGCCCGCATGGATGCGGCCTCCCGCGATGTGCAGACCCTGGCCCGGGATGCCCGGCGCGGCCGCGGGGTGGTGGGCTACCTGTTCACCGATACCTCTTTTGCCGGCCAGATGCAGCATACCATGCGCCGCGCCAGCCGCCTGAGCGCCACCGCCGATACCATGACCACCACCCTGAACACCATCACCCGCCAGGTAAAGGCCGGGCAGGGCCCTCTGGGTACGCTGCTGGTAGATACGGCCATGGCCGGGCGCCTGGAGCACTCTATGAACAATGTGGAGCAGGGCACGGCGCGCTTCAACCAGAGCATGGAAGCCCTGCAGCACAACTTCCTGCTGAAGGGCTACTTTAAGCGGCAGCAGAAGAAAAAGGCCCGCGCCGAAAAGCAGCAGGCCCCGGACTCATTAAAATAG
- a CDS encoding ABC transporter ATP-binding protein, which produces MQPASPQVQEAPTPTPAAGAEVVLEVEHLFKSFGDNHVLRDFSLTLHRGENVVVLGKSGSGKSVLIKCIIGLLQPDAGSIRVFGEEINEFDHQQLDELRARVGFLFQSNALYDSMTVRENLLFPLRRHWINKTREEEQAMVEEALASVGLEHTQNMMPAELSGGMRKRIGLARTLILKPDIILYDEPTTGLDPVTAREISQLILDVQARYTTSAIIISHDMNCVRITANRVALLVDGRCYQQGTYEELRLSTDPVVHEFFEGAVPRT; this is translated from the coding sequence ATGCAGCCCGCCAGCCCACAGGTACAGGAAGCACCAACGCCCACCCCAGCGGCCGGGGCCGAAGTGGTGCTGGAGGTGGAGCATCTCTTCAAATCATTCGGCGACAACCATGTGCTGCGGGATTTCAGCCTGACGCTGCACCGCGGCGAAAACGTGGTGGTGCTGGGCAAGTCGGGCTCGGGCAAATCGGTGCTGATTAAGTGCATCATAGGCCTGCTGCAGCCCGATGCGGGCAGCATCCGGGTATTCGGGGAAGAAATCAATGAGTTCGACCATCAGCAGCTGGATGAGCTGCGCGCCCGGGTGGGCTTTCTGTTTCAGAGCAATGCCCTGTACGACTCCATGACGGTGCGCGAAAACCTGCTTTTCCCGCTGCGCCGGCACTGGATCAACAAAACCCGCGAAGAGGAGCAGGCCATGGTAGAGGAGGCCCTGGCCAGCGTGGGCCTGGAGCACACCCAGAACATGATGCCCGCCGAGCTGTCGGGGGGTATGCGCAAGCGCATTGGGCTGGCCCGCACGCTCATCCTCAAGCCCGATATCATTCTCTACGATGAGCCCACCACCGGCCTGGACCCCGTAACGGCCCGCGAGATAAGCCAGCTGATTCTGGATGTGCAGGCCCGCTATACCACCTCGGCCATCATTATTTCCCACGATATGAACTGCGTACGCATCACAGCCAACCGCGTGGCCCTGCTGGTTGATGGCCGCTGCTACCAGCAAGGCACCTACGAGGAGCTGCGCCTGTCCACAGACCCGGTAGTGCACGAATTCTTTGAGGGGGCCGTGCCCCGCACCTGA
- a CDS encoding MlaE family ABC transporter permease, with amino-acid sequence MQASEFLAEAGAISRFTGRFFSEGFRPRYEVQEFLHQCYVVGYKSLPLVGVTGFIMGIVLTLQARPTMAKFGAEAWIPAMVALSIIREMGPIITALICAGKIGSSIGAELGSMNVTEQIDAMEVSGTNPFKYLVVTRVMATTLMIPVLVILADLIALYASYIGINMKGVTSMSLFVNNIMNRLEFSDVLPAFIKTFFFGFAIGIIGCYKGYHSQKGTEGVGQSANSAVVVSSLVIFVLDLLAVQITGLLGLN; translated from the coding sequence ATGCAGGCCAGCGAGTTTTTGGCAGAAGCCGGTGCTATTTCCCGGTTTACAGGGCGGTTTTTTAGCGAAGGATTTCGGCCGCGCTATGAGGTGCAGGAGTTCCTGCACCAGTGCTACGTAGTGGGCTATAAGTCGCTGCCGTTGGTGGGCGTTACGGGGTTTATTATGGGCATTGTACTCACCCTGCAGGCGCGGCCCACCATGGCCAAGTTTGGCGCCGAGGCCTGGATTCCGGCCATGGTAGCGCTGTCCATCATCCGCGAAATGGGCCCCATTATCACAGCCCTCATCTGCGCCGGCAAAATAGGCTCCAGCATTGGCGCCGAGCTGGGCTCTATGAACGTGACCGAGCAGATTGATGCCATGGAAGTATCGGGCACCAACCCGTTTAAATACCTGGTAGTCACGCGGGTAATGGCCACCACCCTGATGATACCGGTGCTGGTGATTCTGGCCGATCTGATTGCCCTGTATGCCTCCTACATCGGCATAAACATGAAGGGCGTAACCAGCATGTCGCTGTTCGTGAACAACATCATGAACCGGCTGGAATTCAGTGATGTGCTGCCGGCTTTTATTAAAACGTTCTTCTTCGGCTTTGCCATTGGCATTATTGGCTGCTACAAGGGCTACCATTCCCAGAAAGGCACCGAAGGCGTAGGGCAGTCGGCCAACTCGGCGGTGGTGGTATCGTCGCTGGTCATCTTTGTGCTTGATTTGCTGGCCGTGCAGATAACCGGCCTGCTGGGTCTTAACTAG
- a CDS encoding universal stress protein, translating to MSFTFIVLTNFYPAANQAMQYAAGLAAKLQARLVLLHVKRASLFDPYVFAGENWRQAELDAEAPTAEAMQELVDRLPVPATVEMATDLLPTLARSLMARYQPALFVLGRPAAEATSADQVSGAALDLLRAAHFPLLVVPVGSTATAPPHQVIIAADAEGFRLDEAGRFAQQLLTNLQCPVTVAHVSEVEDDDACAAALQAVHTSGLVATSQHTDLRCFQHTHAAAGILEAAHTTRAGLLVLVARQRSYLGELFHRSVTARVLEHTTVPVLLLPAVEAPVSETTATDQRPDMGGEAEGLLY from the coding sequence ATGTCCTTCACCTTCATCGTTCTCACCAACTTTTACCCGGCGGCCAACCAGGCTATGCAATATGCGGCCGGGCTGGCCGCTAAGCTGCAGGCCCGGCTGGTCTTGCTGCACGTAAAGCGCGCGTCTCTCTTCGACCCCTACGTGTTTGCCGGTGAAAACTGGCGCCAGGCCGAGCTGGATGCCGAAGCCCCTACGGCCGAGGCCATGCAGGAGCTGGTAGACCGCCTCCCGGTGCCCGCCACCGTAGAAATGGCCACCGACCTGCTGCCCACCCTGGCCCGGAGCCTGATGGCGCGCTATCAGCCGGCGTTGTTTGTGCTGGGCCGCCCGGCCGCAGAAGCCACCTCCGCCGACCAGGTAAGCGGTGCCGCGCTGGACCTGCTGCGGGCCGCCCATTTTCCTTTGCTGGTGGTGCCCGTGGGCAGTACGGCCACCGCGCCGCCGCACCAGGTGATAATTGCCGCCGATGCTGAGGGCTTCCGGCTGGACGAGGCGGGCCGCTTCGCCCAGCAATTGCTAACGAATCTGCAGTGCCCGGTTACCGTGGCGCACGTTTCCGAGGTAGAGGATGACGACGCCTGCGCCGCCGCTCTGCAGGCCGTGCATACCAGCGGGCTGGTAGCAACCAGCCAACACACCGACTTACGCTGCTTTCAGCACACGCATGCTGCTGCCGGCATTCTGGAGGCCGCCCATACCACCCGGGCCGGGCTGCTGGTGCTGGTGGCCCGGCAGCGCAGCTATCTGGGCGAGCTGTTTCATAGGAGCGTAACGGCCAGGGTGCTGGAGCACACGACGGTGCCCGTGCTGTTGTTGCCGGCGGTGGAAGCTCCGGTTTCTGAAACCACAGCCACCGACCAGCGCCCCGATATGGGCGGCGAGGCGGAAGGGCTTTTGTATTAA
- a CDS encoding universal stress protein has protein sequence MGPYLVVLTDFSESSRQALAYAAALAKPLQSQVVLLHLYQDVLLDPEYVMIPAGAAIRSQRETHNALEKLAEELPVPATVELSVNTMAETLADAIARYHPLVLVCGRAATPDFLDQLLGDQALPVLRHLRYPLLMVPEGAPMPGTPTRVALAADGEPFKLRENALDMHPLWEALHATFSVLHVETEEQYDRARTAVNSLRHNHLVKDLSPDSLYTVHHTSPATGILQAAADTQAELLVLMARERSLLGGLFHRSITAQVLQRSPVPVLVLPVI, from the coding sequence ATGGGACCTTATCTGGTGGTACTAACTGATTTTTCTGAGTCCTCGCGGCAGGCCCTGGCCTATGCAGCGGCCCTGGCGAAGCCGCTGCAAAGCCAGGTAGTGCTGCTGCATCTGTACCAGGATGTACTGCTGGATCCGGAGTATGTTATGATTCCGGCCGGGGCGGCCATCCGCAGTCAGCGGGAAACCCATAACGCCCTGGAGAAGCTGGCCGAGGAGCTGCCCGTACCAGCTACGGTAGAGCTTTCGGTAAACACCATGGCCGAGACTCTGGCCGATGCCATTGCGCGCTACCACCCGCTGGTGCTGGTGTGCGGGCGCGCCGCCACTCCCGATTTTCTGGACCAGCTGCTGGGCGACCAGGCCCTGCCCGTGCTGCGCCACCTGCGCTACCCCCTGCTGATGGTACCCGAAGGTGCCCCCATGCCTGGCACGCCTACCCGCGTAGCGCTGGCCGCTGATGGGGAGCCGTTTAAGCTGCGGGAAAATGCCCTGGATATGCACCCGCTGTGGGAGGCGCTGCACGCCACCTTCTCGGTGCTGCACGTGGAAACCGAGGAGCAGTATGACCGCGCCCGCACGGCCGTAAACTCGCTTCGGCACAACCACCTGGTCAAGGATTTGTCGCCGGATAGCCTGTACACCGTGCATCACACCAGCCCGGCCACCGGCATTCTGCAGGCCGCCGCCGATACGCAGGCCGAGCTGCTGGTTCTTATGGCCCGGGAAAGAAGCCTGCTGGGCGGCCTGTTCCACAGGAGTATAACGGCCCAGGTGCTGCAGCGCAGCCCCGTGCCGGTATTGGTGCTGCCGGTTATCTGA
- a CDS encoding universal stress protein encodes MSASLVVLTDFLAVSNCALSYAATLAVPLHAHLVLLHLRHDGLLSPDEYSRQHTPQGEKQLEQVLGKLVTSLAVPAEVEISEEFLPDAVTDTVHHHHPLMLVLGRPGTATTPTELISVTVMDLLRTAPYPLLIVPTMGWEVQPPTHLLLAVDGQEFSLGLHAGVVDKLRAGFGARLSVAHITSPTDPQPPKSRETVWSVCASGLASDLTATDVHELKYPSVAEGILQAGHELRADMLVLIARRHSLLGSLFHRSVTAQVIRESQLPVLVLPSPD; translated from the coding sequence ATGAGTGCCTCCCTAGTTGTTTTAACCGATTTTTTGGCGGTATCCAACTGCGCCCTGTCGTATGCGGCCACGCTGGCCGTGCCCCTGCATGCCCACCTGGTGCTGCTGCACCTGCGCCACGACGGGCTGCTTTCCCCCGATGAGTACAGCCGGCAGCACACGCCGCAAGGCGAAAAGCAGCTGGAGCAGGTGCTGGGCAAGCTGGTCACTTCTCTGGCGGTGCCGGCCGAAGTAGAGATATCCGAAGAGTTCCTGCCCGATGCCGTTACCGATACCGTGCACCATCATCACCCCCTGATGCTGGTGCTGGGCCGCCCCGGTACCGCCACCACGCCCACCGAGCTGATCAGCGTAACCGTAATGGACCTGCTGCGCACGGCGCCCTACCCGCTGCTGATTGTGCCCACCATGGGCTGGGAAGTGCAGCCGCCCACGCATTTGCTGCTGGCGGTAGACGGGCAGGAGTTTTCCCTGGGCCTCCATGCCGGCGTGGTAGATAAGCTGCGGGCGGGGTTTGGTGCGCGGCTTTCCGTAGCGCACATCACCAGCCCCACCGATCCGCAGCCGCCCAAGTCCCGCGAAACGGTGTGGAGCGTGTGCGCCAGCGGCCTGGCCTCCGACCTGACTGCCACTGATGTGCACGAGCTCAAATACCCATCCGTTGCCGAGGGTATTCTGCAGGCGGGCCACGAGCTGCGGGCGGATATGCTGGTACTTATTGCCCGGCGGCACAGCCTGCTTGGGAGCCTGTTTCACCGCAGCGTAACGGCCCAGGTTATCCGGGAAAGCCAGCTGCCCGTCCTTGTGCTGCCCTCACCAGATTAA
- a CDS encoding Crp/Fnr family transcriptional regulator yields MSCCQPEELEVLSLMKTAQVYQRGQVIFQEDGRPMGLYCIHSGKIKVMKVGGDGKEQIIRLAREGDLLGYRGLLAGGSHSASAVALEESVVCCIPRTEFFRLVEQNVRFAASLMQLLSKALGDAEERMLHLAYKPVRERLAEALLLLARTYQQHNQEPVSIPISRDDLASLVGTAKETTSRFVSEFRDEGVLQARGSLITILNPARLAEISTRYD; encoded by the coding sequence ATGTCCTGCTGCCAGCCGGAGGAGCTGGAGGTGCTTTCGCTGATGAAAACGGCGCAGGTGTATCAGCGGGGGCAGGTTATTTTTCAGGAGGATGGCCGCCCCATGGGGCTGTACTGCATTCATTCGGGCAAAATAAAGGTGATGAAGGTGGGCGGCGACGGCAAGGAGCAGATTATCCGGCTGGCCCGGGAGGGTGATTTGCTGGGCTATCGGGGCCTGTTGGCGGGCGGCAGTCACTCGGCCTCGGCCGTGGCGCTGGAAGAATCGGTGGTGTGCTGCATTCCCCGCACGGAGTTTTTCCGGCTTGTGGAGCAGAACGTGCGCTTTGCCGCTTCCCTGATGCAGCTGCTATCCAAAGCCCTGGGCGATGCCGAAGAGCGAATGCTGCACCTGGCGTACAAGCCCGTGCGGGAGCGGCTGGCCGAAGCCCTGCTGCTGCTGGCGCGCACGTATCAGCAGCATAATCAGGAGCCCGTAAGCATTCCTATTTCCCGCGACGACCTGGCTTCCCTGGTGGGTACCGCCAAGGAAACTACCAGCCGGTTTGTATCAGAGTTCCGGGATGAAGGCGTGTTGCAGGCGCGCGGCAGCCTGATTACCATCCTGAATCCGGCCCGCCTGGCCGAAATTTCCACCCGCTACGACTAG
- a CDS encoding cyclic nucleotide-binding domain-containing protein — protein sequence MKTQRLVCAAGHCLYRAGQPAEHVYWLEQGAVGIWSRSPTGLFQVVCGPALLGSELLVASRCRHTVLALQPCQLTLLNQNGLRKIIRAHPRLLLWLLCQFSQETILTLPHYE from the coding sequence ATGAAAACGCAGCGTCTGGTCTGCGCGGCCGGCCACTGCCTGTACCGGGCCGGCCAGCCGGCCGAACATGTGTACTGGCTGGAGCAGGGCGCCGTGGGCATCTGGTCCCGAAGCCCCACGGGGCTGTTTCAGGTGGTATGCGGACCGGCGCTGCTGGGCAGCGAGCTTTTGGTAGCCAGCCGGTGCCGGCATACGGTGCTGGCCCTGCAGCCCTGCCAGCTCACGCTGCTTAACCAGAATGGCCTCCGAAAAATAATTCGGGCCCACCCGCGGCTGCTTCTCTGGCTGCTCTGCCAGTTCAGCCAGGAAACCATACTCACTCTTCCGCACTATGAATAG
- a CDS encoding thymidine phosphorylase family protein, which produces MNSPDLLPPPPVVQPAPGQLRLRRMGIDTRNEHVVFLRSDSPVCHAEGFRALSRLKVTANGHTVIASLNTIVGNSLLEPHEVGVSEVVWEHLRARPGEEVHLMHLPPLESMHLVRAKMYGRRLLPEDYRAIMLDVAAERYSNVELAAFVTACVRDVTLEETISLTQAMIAAGRQLHWPAHVVADKHSIGGLPGNRTTPVVVAIVAAAGLLMPKTSSRAITSPAGTADTVEVLTSVNLTLRQMRRVVAQHGACLAWGGAMQLSPADDILIRVERALDIDSPAQMVASVLSKKVAAGATHVVIDVPVGPTAKVRSLEEAQEMVALFRQVGQAVGLKVEVMLTDGSQPVGRGIGPALEARDVLAVLQNSADAPPDLREKSLHLAATLLELTEHAATGTGAAEAAMLLSSGKAWQKFQDICQAQGGLHFPRPAALHWDMVASRPGLVLNIDNRRLATLAKLAGAPWKASAGIDLHVRLRQPVQAGQPLFTLYAESPGELTYARDYLHDSPEPIIAY; this is translated from the coding sequence ATGAATAGCCCTGATCTGCTTCCACCACCGCCCGTTGTTCAACCAGCTCCCGGGCAGTTGCGCCTGCGCCGCATGGGCATCGATACCCGCAATGAGCACGTGGTTTTCCTGCGCTCTGACTCCCCCGTTTGCCACGCGGAAGGGTTCCGGGCCTTGTCGCGGCTGAAGGTGACGGCGAACGGGCATACCGTTATTGCCTCCCTGAATACTATTGTTGGCAATAGTTTGCTGGAGCCGCACGAAGTAGGTGTATCCGAGGTAGTGTGGGAACACCTGCGCGCCCGCCCTGGCGAAGAAGTGCACCTTATGCACCTACCACCCCTGGAATCCATGCACCTGGTGCGCGCCAAAATGTACGGCCGCCGCCTGCTGCCGGAAGACTACCGGGCCATTATGCTGGATGTAGCAGCCGAGCGGTATTCCAACGTGGAGCTGGCCGCTTTTGTAACTGCCTGCGTGCGCGACGTCACCCTGGAAGAAACCATTAGCCTCACACAGGCCATGATTGCGGCCGGGCGGCAGCTGCACTGGCCGGCCCACGTGGTAGCCGATAAGCATTCCATTGGCGGCCTGCCCGGCAACCGCACCACGCCCGTTGTGGTAGCCATTGTGGCGGCAGCCGGGCTGCTCATGCCCAAAACCTCTTCCCGGGCCATTACCTCCCCGGCCGGCACCGCCGATACCGTGGAAGTGCTGACTTCCGTAAACCTAACCCTGCGCCAGATGCGCCGCGTGGTGGCCCAGCACGGTGCCTGTCTGGCCTGGGGCGGCGCTATGCAGCTAAGCCCCGCCGATGATATTTTAATACGGGTGGAGCGCGCGCTGGATATTGATAGTCCGGCCCAGATGGTGGCCTCCGTGCTATCCAAGAAAGTAGCCGCCGGCGCTACCCACGTGGTAATTGATGTACCGGTAGGCCCCACTGCCAAGGTACGCAGTCTGGAAGAAGCGCAGGAAATGGTAGCCTTATTCCGGCAGGTGGGGCAAGCGGTAGGGCTGAAAGTAGAAGTGATGCTGACCGATGGCAGCCAGCCCGTGGGGCGCGGCATTGGCCCGGCCCTGGAAGCCCGCGACGTACTGGCCGTGCTGCAAAACAGCGCCGACGCTCCCCCCGATCTGCGGGAAAAATCTCTGCACCTGGCCGCCACGCTGCTGGAGCTTACGGAGCACGCGGCCACGGGTACCGGCGCCGCGGAGGCGGCCATGCTGCTTTCTTCGGGCAAAGCCTGGCAGAAGTTTCAGGACATTTGCCAGGCCCAGGGCGGCCTGCACTTTCCCCGGCCGGCGGCCCTGCACTGGGACATGGTAGCCAGCCGCCCGGGCCTGGTTCTCAACATAGACAACCGCCGCCTGGCTACGCTGGCTAAGCTGGCCGGCGCCCCCTGGAAGGCCAGCGCCGGCATAGACCTGCACGTGCGCCTGCGCCAGCCCGTACAGGCCGGGCAGCCGCTGTTTACGCTTTATGCCGAGAGCCCCGGCGAGCTAACCTACGCCCGCGATTACCTGCACGACTCCCCGGAACCTATCATAGCTTACTGA